The following coding sequences lie in one Plasmodium sp. gorilla clade G2 genome assembly, chromosome: 11 genomic window:
- a CDS encoding structural maintenance of chromosome protein, putative, whose amino-acid sequence MERKGRKQTNDSPLKDYDDDTSEYSMNLLNHPNSDVLVSPIKVVDHDFNNFIKNGCLDYSVGSSLDINSSNITRFKNKDQQKRNNLKKGGHNDDHEDDDNKNDDDNNNSVDEKIKKNTVLVNKERKNKNINININDNVNDNVNDNVNNNVNNNNPYGSRVIQKGKHMERDNKNESYDKEGIKDNNHMNNMQSIIPVDDSIMTPNKHNNLNSDLLLKHKDPSSYNMNMNRYSESNLKQTDLSISHDYLNNSVLSSIGLYKENDLCFIKYIIVCNFKSYENENIIGPFSKFTSIIGPNGSGKSNIMDCICFALGINNKYLRVKNLRNLIYHKENENIEEIHKRICYVKIILECNKENVEIKRTLNYKGVSNFYINDKFVDQKEYMNFLRKNRIETKTKTCLIFQGDIEDIINKKPNELAKLFEYISGSDEYEQIYEDIKEKLKEKQINCKNYLNEKKKIEQEIKIHKIQMNDNIQHNQLKENYESHIKLYYLFKLYHYFKKKEKFKEDLLFYKEEKLQFEQDILNKNKKKANELEKNNLIKKKESIKIEEQIKTHYIQLNQFTILLNEISEKKKFCNDSLQKFVSNKKIKTNMQEHCNRFIENLNLQIKEQNKKLENEYKSKLKINIKFFSQYESIQNIIKTKIEEHKMMISNGGEKGDNKSNLYLNNENVKKNDKKGKRDKKKKNININSDNINKDNINKDIINDDNINKDIINDDNINQDNINMSNSDNSNNYDMIEYYTNMLNFLKDEKILNKIHIDSTNNYECPYENYNIIEFIENLDEYKECKETYLYLCANSNININNYTNLSCSLKKDIKELQEECDTLNRKKQKELLEYESEKLAYDQLNDRIYKLNNIIKQQDNNIQNNKMKIKIWNDTILHNEKQIELLEEQTNILNVHKNELIAFEKKRDIIKNLQNIFGQDQVYDEVSNLYQVNNQIYYTALNNIINKYNNFLVVKNIDIGMKCIKYLKENKLQRMDFIPYENFVSNLKKKKKNKNNIAEDNYTRRDEKQQHIQNHQIHYYDNDNDEYLYDHSHNTEHDTYIDKNTTNISSFNNVEKVINTFKKKNIILANNCLVCDQKYKIMFDYLIGEDTLIVDKIKDAEDIKNKFPYININMVTLNGHVISKNNNLIIDITNKYSDIEKFNNKRLNINLYNKLINEKEECLNNINDCNRNIIQTNELINKEQSEYELNKKKISSILIKKNIFENEIEAKNKVMEHYEQKIDKLKNIDLKKKLELLDSYEKELFKERNSLSLYQKDAFKNLNEKFKIDNIYEIIEHNLRDMDKIDEHINRIKNNIKKLNDDINELLDKKNEINFLQKNEQSINEDNIKKELISLEKQEKDSNQQIHNINKILQNLEAEKINIQKNLNNLNQELNQLRDNININFEKYEHIENKIENSQKKIQIYTQFINDLINECDINSVNIFLTNNLLKDIDDKTTDMQQYTQKNKNKKNKNKKNKKNNKNHMSSDPHQKRKSKLLESSDSEQEDNTSNTSNTSCNNSEDENDILEQNEEKQNNILLSNISFDLLSDELKNMENDKDINNEKENMEKEIERKKKLLKLKNVNCNAEKEYEKLTSKLKSIDASLSEERKECNLFERNFRILQKKRSYKFLHCFNYIKNIIDNVYNNLTYNAKHHVGGQAFLDLCNFNEFNKNDEPFYCGIKYNNMPPMKRYFEISELSGGEKSISALALIFSIQKYINNSFIILDEVDANMDPLKIHSLTRYLNSINSQVIVISLKEKFFSKSQSLIGVYKNKHKKCSKTITLDISKYRQDLTNN is encoded by the coding sequence ATGGAGAGAAAAGGAAGAAAGCAAACAAACGATTCTCCTCTTAAGGATTATGATGATGACACCTCTGAATATAGTATGAATTTATTGAACCATCCAAACAGCGATGTATTAGTAAGTCCTATTAAAGTTGTAGATCatgattttaataattttattaagaaTGGATGTTTAGATTATTCAGTGGGTTCTTCCTTAGATATAAATAGTAGTAATATAACAAGGTTTAAAAATAAGGACcaacaaaaaagaaacaacTTGAAAAAGGGGGGTCATAATGATGACcatgaagatgatgataataaaaatgatgatgataataataatagtgtcGATGagaagataaagaaaaataccGTATTAGTAAATAAagagagaaaaaataaaaatataaatattaatataaatgataatgtaaatgataatgtaaatgataatgtaaataataatgtaaataataataatcctTATGGTAGTAGAGTTATTCAAAAAGGAAAGCATATGGAAAGGgacaataaaaatgaatctTATGATAAAGAAGgaataaaagataataatcatatgaataatatgcaAAGTATAATACCTGTTGATGATTCCATTATGACCCctaataaacataataatttgaattctgatttattattaaaacataaGGACCCATcatcatataatatgaatatgaaTAGATACAGTGAATCTAATTTAAAACAAACAGATCTATCAATATCTCATGATTATTTAAACAATAGTGTACTATCAAGTATTggtttatataaagaaaatgatttgtgttttattaaatatataattgtatgtaattttaaaagttatgaaaatgaaaatattataggtCCTTTTTCAAAATTTACATCTATTATTGGTCCTAATGGATCTGGAAAATCAAATATTATGGATTGTATATGCTTTGCGTTaggaataaataataaatatttacgtGTGAAGAATTTAagaaatttaatttatcataaAGAGAATGAGAATATAGAAGAAATACATAAAAGAATATGTTATGTGAAAATAATTCTAGAAtgtaataaagaaaatgtcgaaataaaaagaacattaaattataaaggtgttagtaatttttatataaatgataaatttgTTGatcaaaaagaatatatgaattttttaagaaaaaatcGAATTGAAACTAAAACCAAAACGTGTTTAATTTTTCAAGGGGATATTgaagatattattaataaaaaaccAAATGAACTAGCcaaattatttgaatatattagTGGTTCAGATGAATATGAACAAATatatgaagatataaaagaaaaattaaaagagaaACAAATTAAttgtaaaaattatttaaatgaaaagaaaaaaatcgaacaagaaattaaaatacataaaatacaaatgaatgataatatacaACATAATCAACttaaagaaaattatgaatctcatattaaattatattatctatttaaattatatcattattttaaaaaaaaagaaaaatttaaagaagatctacttttttataaagaagaaaaattacAATTTGAACAAGACAttctaaataaaaataaaaaaaaagcaaatgaattagaaaaaaataatctaattaaaaaaaaagaatccaTAAAAATCgaagaacaaataaaaacTCATTATATACAACTTAATCAATTcacaatattattaaacgaaatatcagaaaaaaaaaaattctgtAACGATTCATTACAAAAATTtgtatcaaataaaaaaattaaaacaaatatgCAAGAACATTGTAACAGGTTTATAGAAAATCTAAATCTACAAATAAAAGagcaaaataaaaaactagaaaatgaatataaaagtaaattaaaaattaatatcaaATTCTTTTCACAATATGAAAgcatacaaaatattatcaagACAAAAATTGAGGAACATAAAATGATGATATCAAATGGGGGTGAAAAAGGGGATAATAAATCCAACCTATATttgaataatgaaaatgtaaaaaaaaatgataaaaaaggaaaaagggataaaaaaaaaaaaaacataaacataaatagtgataatataaataaagataatataaacaaagatattataaatgatgataatataaacaaagatattataaatgatgataatataaatcagGATAATATCAATATGTCCAATTCAGATAATTccaataattatgatatgatagaatattatacaaatatgctaaattttttaaaagatgaaaaaatattaaacaaaatacATATCGATAGcacaaataattatgaatgtCCATATgagaattataatattatcgaatttatagaaaatctggatgaatataaagaatGTAAAGagacatatttatatttatgtgcaAACagcaatattaatataaataattatactaATTTATCATgttctttaaaaaaagatattaaaGAATTACAAGAAGAATGTGATACATTAAATAGGaagaaacaaaaagaattattagaaTATGAATCTGAAAAATTAGCATATGATCAATTAAATGAtcgtatatataaattaaataatataataaaacaacaagataataatatacaaaataataaaatgaaaattaaaatatggaATGATACTATCCTACACAATGAAAAACAAATAGAACTATTAGAAGAACAaactaatattttaaatgttcATAAGAATGAATTAATAgcatttgaaaaaaaaagagatattataaaaaatctacaaaatatatttggaCAGGATCAAGTATATGATGAAGTTAGTAATTTATATCAAGTAAAcaatcaaatatattatactgctctaaataatattataaacaaatataataacttTCTGGTTGTcaaaaatattgatatagGTATGAAATGCATAAAATATCTGAAGgaaaataaattacaaaGAATGGATTTTATACCTTATGAAAATTTTGTAtcaaatttgaaaaaaaaaaaaaaaaataaaaataatatagcaGAAGATAATTACACAAGAAGGGATGAAAAACAACAGCATATACAAAATCATCAGattcattattatgataatgataatgatgaatatCTTTATGATCATTCTCATAACACAGAACATGATACATATATTGATAAGAATACCACAAATATATCTTCCTTTAATAATGTAGAAAAGGttattaatacatttaaaaagaaaaatataattcttgCAAATAATTGTCTTGTATGTGAtcagaaatataaaataatgtttGATTATTTAATAGGAGAAGATACATTAATtgtagataaaataaaagatgctgaagatataaaaaataagtttccatatataaatattaatatggtCACATTAAATGGACATGTTAtttctaaaaataataatttaattattgatattacaaataaatattctgATATAGAGAAATTCaataataaaagattaaatataaatttatataataaattaataaatgagAAAGAAGAATGtttaaataatatcaatGATTGTAATCGAAATATTATTCAAACTAATGAacttataaataaagaacaaagtgaatatgaattaaataagaaaaaaatctcaagtatattaattaaaaaaaatatttttgaaaacGAAATTGAAGCTAAAAATAAAGTTATGGAACAttatgaacaaaaaatagataaattaaaaaatatagatttaaaaaaaaaattagaattaTTAGATtcatatgaaaaagaattatttaaagaaaGGAATAGTCTTTCATTATATCAAAAAGAtgcttttaaaaatttaaatgaaaaatttaaaatagataatatttatgaaattATAGAACACAATTTAAGAGATATGGACAAAATTGATGAACATATTAATcgcataaaaaataatataaaaaaattaaatgatgatattaatgaattattagataaaaaaaatgaaattaactttttacaaaaaaatgaacaatcaataaatgaagataatattaaaaaagaattaatatcACTTgaaaaacaagaaaaagaTTCAAATCAACaaattcataatataaataaaatattacaaaatttagaagcagaaaaaattaatattcaGAAAAATCTAAATAATCTTAATCAAGAATTAAATCAACTTcgggataatataaatattaattttgaaaaatatgaacatatagaaaataaaattgaaaattctcaaaaaaaaatacaaatatatacacaattTATAAATGATCTAATAAATGAATGTGATATAAATAGTGTCAATATTTTCTTAACAAATAATCTTCTAAAAGATATTGATGACAAAACAACTGATATGCAACaatatacacaaaaaaataaaaataaaaaaaataaaaataaaaaaaacaaaaaaaataataagaatcaTATGTCTAGTGATCCACaccaaaaaagaaaaagcaaACTACTAGAAAGTAGTGACAGTGAACAAGAAGATAATACATCTAATACAAGTAATACTTCATGTAATAATTCAgaagatgaaaatgatatacttgaacaaaatgaagaaaaacaaaataacatACTCCtatcaaatatatcattCGATCTTTTATcagatgaattaaaaaatatggaaaatgataaagatataaacaatgaaaaagaaaatatggaaaaagaaattgaaagaaaaaaaaaactattaaaattaaaaaatgttaattGTAATGCtgaaaaagaatatgaaaaattaacaTCCAAATTAAAATCAATTGATGCATCTCTTTCTgaagaaagaaaagaatGTAATTTATTTGAACGTAATTTTagaatattacaaaaaaaaagatcttACAAATTCTTACAttgttttaattatattaaaaatattatagataatgtatataataatttaacatATAATGCTAAACATCATGTAGGTGGACAAGCTTTTTTAGACTTATGTAATTTTaatgaatttaataaaaatgatgaaccTTTCTATTGTGGtatcaaatataataatatgcctCCTATGAAAAGATATTTTGAAATATCTGAATTAAGTGGAGGTGAAAAAAGTATTAGTGCATTagcattaattttttcaatccaaaaatatattaataactcATTTATTATACTTGATGAAGTTGATGCAAATATGGACCCTCTCAAAATTCATTCTCTAACAAGATATCTAAATTCAATTAATAGTCAAGTTATTGTTATTTCATTGAAGGAAAAATTCTTTAGTAAAAGTCAATCCCTAATCGGagtatacaaaaataaacataaaaaatgttcAAAAACAATTACTTTGGATATAAGTAAATATAGACAGGATCTAACAAACAATTGA
- a CDS encoding armadillo repeat protein PF16, putative has product MSKVIHQIFEEYNKSRIQFTQNVCDYCLKSHNIEILINTDIIILLRPLILDKVPIVQQNATLILGRLASHSEEIALTIIENDILPHLIYCLKHENKNYRKNSAYTLQCLARHNEKLAKIVGDDNCIDYLIDGLYEYDLKLKESYINTLCAIIKNDEELSNIVVNKGIIPLLILCLQEKDNNLIRSTINILSELSKHSTDIAKNIVDNNCLHNIIKFLDNNDIYIKRYTCNCISNIAKHKDELTELIIENDIFPKILYLLKDNDDIVKKNCANCLKEMSKHNEDICKIITRAGTIPFLCDFIDISKDHMKLPAILCIGFISSFSENLSLNIILANTICVLKKCLLQESQDYIKSATVWTLGNIGKHSTEHAKKISDENLLIILVNLYNSNDSSDDLKKKIKEALKFIIQKITDIDALQPIFIKSTWPLAKYSILQFSKLLPKNASSKKGFIQSGCLKYLQEIKNTEEAKKYEIEINNINKTFPEDIVNYYTPGYSDMLIKRIDEVQKN; this is encoded by the exons ATGAGCAAAGTTATTCATCAAATATTTGAAGAGTACAATAAATCTAGGATTCAGTTTACACAGAATGTTTGTGATTACTGTTTAAAGTCTCacaatatagaaatattaattaatacagatataataattttattacgTCCTTTAATATTAGATAAAGTTCCAATAGTACAACAGAATGCTACATTAATTTTAGGTAGGCTAGCTAGCCATTCTGAAGAAATAGCATTAACAATTATAGAGAATGATATATTAccacatttaatatattgtttAAAACATGAGAATAAGAATTATAGAAAGAATAGTGCATATACATTACAATGTTTAGCTAGACATAATGAGAAATTAGCAAAGATTGTAGGAGATGATAATTGCATAGATTATTTAATAGATggtttatatgaatatgatttaaaattaaaagaatcatatataaatacattatgTGCTATTATAAAGAACGATGAAGAATTATCAAATATTGTTGTGAATAAAGGTATTATAcctttattaattttatgcttacaagaaaaagataataatttaattagaTCTACTATAAATATCTTATCTGAATTATCTAAACATTCAACAGATATTGCTAAAAATATAGTAGATAATAATtgtttacataatataataaaatttctagataataatgatatatatattaaaagatatacaTGTAATTGTATATCAAATATAGCTAAACATAAAGATGAATTAACAGAATTAATTattgaaaatgatatattcccgaaaattttatatcttttaaaagataatgatgatatagtCAAAAAAAATTGTGCTAATTGTTTAAAAGAAATGAGTAAACATAATGaagatatatgtaaaattattACAAGAGCAGGAACTATACCTTTTCTTTGTGATTTCATAGATATATCAAAAGATCATATGAAATTACCAGCTATATTATGTATAGGATTTATATCATCTTTCTCAGAAAATTTAAGTCTAAATATTATTCTTGCTAATACTATAtgtgtattaaaaaaatgtctACTACAAGAATCACAAGATTATATTAAATCTGCAACAGTGTGGACACTAGGAAATATAGGAAAACACTCAACTGAACatgcaaaaaaaatttcagatgaaaatttattaattattctaGTCAACTTATATAACTCTAATGATTCCTCTGAtgatttaaagaaaaaaattaaagaagcattgaaatttattatacaaaaaataacaGATATAGATGCTTTGCAgcctatatttattaaatcaaCATGGCCACTGGCAAAATATTCGATTCTGCAATTTTCAAAATTGTTGCCTAAAAATGCGTCTTCTAAAAAGGGTTTCATTCAATCGGGttgtttaaaatatttacag gaaataaaaaatacagaGGAAGCAAAAAAATACgaaatagaaataaataatatcaataaaacATTTCCAGAAGATATTGTTAATTATTACACACCAGGATATTCAGATATGTTGATCAAAAGAATAGATGAagttcaaaaaaattaa